The genomic segment TTACTGCTTGTTTCTTATTTGTTTGTTATTTGCTTCGTACTTATTTCTTACTTACTTCTTGATCTTCACAGGCCGTTGCCAGCCATCAATCGTGACCTGGCGTGACCGCGATACGGTCAGCTTGCCTTCCGGCGCATCCTTGGTCAGCGTGGTGCCGGCACCGAGCGTGGCGCCTTTGCCGACGCGCACAGGCGCTACCAGTTGGCTGTCGCTGCCGATGAAGGCGTCGTCTTCGATGATGGTGCGGAATTTATTGGCGCCGTCGTAGTTGCAGGTAATGGTGCCGGCGCCGATATTCACTCGCGTTCCTACTGTGGCATCACCGACATAGGCCAGGTGATTGGCCTTGCTGTGCGCCGCGACCTGGCTGTTTTTGACTTCGACGAAATTACCGATGTGGACGTCTTCGCCGAGTTCGGTGCCGGGGCGCAGGCGTGCATACGGGCCGATTTGCGAAGCCGCGCCGACGATTGCATCTTCTATATGGCAGAAGGGTTTGATGTTGGCGTCGCGGCCGATGCGGGCGTTCTTGATCACGCAATGGGCGCCGATCACCGCGCCGTCTTCGATGCTGACTTCGCCTTCGAAGATGCAACCGATATCGATGCTGACATCGCGGCCGCATTGCAGCGTGCCGCGCACATCCAGGCGGGCCGGATCAAGCAAGGTCACGCCTTGTTCCAGCAAGCGGTTGGCGATGTTGCGCTGGTGGATGCGCTCCAGTTCGGCCAGCTGCACCTTGCTGTTGACGCCCAGGGTTTCCGCTATCGCATCGGGCTGCGCCGAGACGACCGGCGTGCCGTCGGCGACGGCGCTGGCGACGATGTCGGTCAGATAATATTCGCCTTGCGCGTTGTTATTGGAGAGTCCGGCCAGCCATTTTTTCAGTTGCACTGTCGGGGCGACCATGATGCCGGTGTTGCATTCACGGATGGCGCGCTGTTCCGGCGTCGCGTCTTTCTGTTCGACGATGCTGGTGATCTTGCCTTGTTCGCGGACGATGCGGCCGTAGCCGGTAGGGTCTTCCATATCGACTGTCAGCACCGCCAGCTTGTCGGCGCCCGCACTGTCGATGAGGCGTTGCAGCGTGTTGCTGGCAATCAGCGGTACGTCGCCGTAGAGCACCAGCGTCGGCACCACATCGTCCAGGTGCGCAGCGGCTTGCGCCACGGCGTGGCCGGTGCCCAGTTGCGGCTCTTGCTTGGCGAAGACCAGGTCGTCAGCAGCCAGCGAGCGCGGCACGGCATCGCCGCCATGGCCGTAGATTACGCACAGAGTAGTGGGAGACAGCGCGCGCGCCGCCGTGATCACATGCGATAGCAACGGCTTGCCCGCCAGGGGATGCAACACCTTGGGGAGTGCGGACTGCATGCGCTTGCCCATGCCGGCAGCGAGAATGACAATGTTCATGGTCAATATAGAAAGGGAAGTGGAAACGGCGGGTGGGAAATTCTAGCATGCGCAGTGCTGTCGGCATTGGCGCCGATACCGATTGCACAACAATTTGCCGAAACTAAATCGCCCCAGGACCGGATTAGCGGTAATGGGGCGATGTACGGGACGACATGCGGGGCGGCATACGTCGCGCGCCGCGCTAGCTAAGCCAGTTAATAGTGCTGCCAGAAACCGCCGGAGAAGGCCCAGTTGTTGCCATTG from the Collimonas arenae genome contains:
- the glmU gene encoding bifunctional UDP-N-acetylglucosamine diphosphorylase/glucosamine-1-phosphate N-acetyltransferase GlmU, with the protein product MNIVILAAGMGKRMQSALPKVLHPLAGKPLLSHVITAARALSPTTLCVIYGHGGDAVPRSLAADDLVFAKQEPQLGTGHAVAQAAAHLDDVVPTLVLYGDVPLIASNTLQRLIDSAGADKLAVLTVDMEDPTGYGRIVREQGKITSIVEQKDATPEQRAIRECNTGIMVAPTVQLKKWLAGLSNNNAQGEYYLTDIVASAVADGTPVVSAQPDAIAETLGVNSKVQLAELERIHQRNIANRLLEQGVTLLDPARLDVRGTLQCGRDVSIDIGCIFEGEVSIEDGAVIGAHCVIKNARIGRDANIKPFCHIEDAIVGAASQIGPYARLRPGTELGEDVHIGNFVEVKNSQVAAHSKANHLAYVGDATVGTRVNIGAGTITCNYDGANKFRTIIEDDAFIGSDSQLVAPVRVGKGATLGAGTTLTKDAPEGKLTVSRSRQVTIDGWQRPVKIKK